The Mycolicibacterium brumae DNA window CCTCACAGGTGCCCTCAGCCAAGCAATACAGACCAGCGCACAGACCGGCACCTATCTCAAAGCCGCGATCCATGCGGCGACGGCGGCTGACGCGACCGACGCCCGCGCCCGCCTGCAGCCCACAAAGATCGCCGAGGCGTTGCTCCGTGAAATAGCAGCGTTCTCGATACCCACCCACTTCTCCCTTCAGGAGTCTCGCGGCGTCGAAGACGTAGCCGACTTGAGCCTGGTCGCCGCCCGCACATTGGCGAGCGTCCTCGATCGGTTGGATTCACTGCTTGACCTCGCGACGTCGACCGTCGCGCCGGGTTCCGATCGTTGCCGGCGATCTGGTCCTCTAGGTACCGCAGTCAAAGAATCCCAATTATTGGCGCCGAAGCTGGCACTCTGACCCGCCGAACCGGTGGTTGGCGGCGGCGGTGAAACTTCCCGTCGGAGCAGCTCCACCCGCTATCCACGGAGCGCCAACCTCAGCGGCGCCCGCCGCGGCCCTGTTTGCCGGGCGTGCGGGCGACCTTCCCGGCCGCCTTGCCGGCCGCCGCGCGGGCGGCCTGCTTGGCCAGGGTCTTCTCCCGCGCGGTGCGTTTCGGCGCGGGTTCGGCTTGGCCGCGCGACGATCCCGCCTTGCGGCCCCGCACGATCCCGACGAACTCGTCGGTGAGTTCTGAGGGCCGGCCCGCCGGGAAAGCCAGCGCGACCGGGCAGGTCGGCGCGTCGACGATCGGGCGGTAGCCGAGGTCTTTGCGGTGATGCAGCCGAGCCAGGGACTGCGGAACGATCAGCGCGCCCATCCCGGCGGCCACGAGTTCGATTGCGTCGCCGGTGGTTTCGGGCCGGTGCGCCGCGACCACTCCGGGCGCGTCACGCCAGCCGACGACGTCGTCGAGGGGCAGCAGGGTCGGCTCGTCGTCGAGGTCCGCGGCGGCGAGTTCGTCGGCGGCGCACAGGTGGTGCTCGACCGGGACGACGGCGACCGTCGTCTCCTCGTACAGCGTGATGACGGCCAGTCCCTCGGTGTCGGCGGACGGGCGGAGCAACGCGACGTCGACAGCGCCGGCACGCACCGCCTCGGCTGCCGCGGCCGCGGCGACCGGGCGCAGCTCGAGTTCGACATCGGGATGGCGTTGCGCCCAGATCCGGGCCCACTTCGCCGGCGTCGCGCCAGGCACGTACCCGAGTGTCAGAGAGGGCGCGCTCACCGCCTCAGGCTACCGATACGCTGACGGGTATGAGCAGGCCGAACGCGCAGTCCATGAAACCCGCCACGGCGGCCAAGAAGCTGGACGTGTACCTGCCCGCGACACCCGAGGAGTTCCAGGCGAACCCGATCACCCGCGACGAGTTGGCCGCGCTGGCGGCCGACCCGCCGCAGTGGCTGGCCGATCTGCGCAAACTCGGGCCGCATCCGAAGAACCTGGTGGCCGCGAAGCTGGGCGTCTCGATCGCCGGCCTCGGTCGGGGCGGCGTGGAGAAGGCGATGACGACCGAGCAGATCGACGCGCTGCTGCAGGAGATGCCGGCTTGGCTGGTCGCCGAACGCGAGAGCTACCAGGAGGTGCTCGCCGAGCAGCGCCGGCTCAAGGACGCCCGGAAGAGCTGACGCCGGCGCGTTCGTGCCGATTCCTTCAAGCGCCGCGCGCCGCGCGCTGGGAGGGTGGAGTCATGAACACACGCAAGGACGTCAATATCTGGCCCGGCCTGACCTACGACGACGCGCTGGCGCAGCGGGAATGGCTGCGCCGCCTCGGTTTCGACGACGGCATCCTCGTCGAGGGTGACGGCGACGGCGAGGTGGTGCATTCGGAGATGCTGTGGCCCGACGGAGGTCGGGTCATGGTCCACTCATCGTGCCGCAAATCGGAGTTCAACGCCCCGACCGGCAGCGGCAACGTGTACGTGGTGGTCACCGACCCGGACGCCGTCTATGCCCGCGCTCAGGAACTCGGGGCGAGGATGGTGCGGGACATGGCCGAGGAGGACTATGGGTCACGAGGATTCACTGTCGCCGACCCCGAGGGCAATTCGTGGAGCTTTGGGACGTACGCCGGCTGAGCGGCGCGCCGCCGTTGCTGCGGTCCGCGGTCGGCTATCAGGTGACCGGCGCGGCGCCCGGCACGCACCTCGGCATCCCGTCCCCGACGGTCACCCTGGTCGTCGACCTGGGACCCGGTCTGGACCTGGAAGGCCCGGGTCTGGCCGGGCGCACCAGGTTCCGGGTGTGCCTGGGCGGTCTGCATCACGAGCCCTACCGGATCGTGCACGACGGCTCTCAGATCGGCGTGCAACTCGAGCTCACCCCCGACG harbors:
- a CDS encoding LysR substrate-binding domain-containing protein, which produces MSAPSLTLGYVPGATPAKWARIWAQRHPDVELELRPVAAAAAAEAVRAGAVDVALLRPSADTEGLAVITLYEETTVAVVPVEHHLCAADELAAADLDDEPTLLPLDDVVGWRDAPGVVAAHRPETTGDAIELVAAGMGALIVPQSLARLHHRKDLGYRPIVDAPTCPVALAFPAGRPSELTDEFVGIVRGRKAGSSRGQAEPAPKRTAREKTLAKQAARAAAGKAAGKVARTPGKQGRGGRR
- a CDS encoding DUF5997 family protein encodes the protein MSRPNAQSMKPATAAKKLDVYLPATPEEFQANPITRDELAALAADPPQWLADLRKLGPHPKNLVAAKLGVSIAGLGRGGVEKAMTTEQIDALLQEMPAWLVAERESYQEVLAEQRRLKDARKS
- a CDS encoding VOC family protein; its protein translation is MNTRKDVNIWPGLTYDDALAQREWLRRLGFDDGILVEGDGDGEVVHSEMLWPDGGRVMVHSSCRKSEFNAPTGSGNVYVVVTDPDAVYARAQELGARMVRDMAEEDYGSRGFTVADPEGNSWSFGTYAG